The Gammaproteobacteria bacterium genome window below encodes:
- the lptC gene encoding LPS export ABC transporter periplasmic protein LptC, giving the protein MSYRLVWIFCLIVVGAALTLSFLNQRDSYTEIVSPSTSINTPTVSFENIEMIINSPAGQPQYELSAPKYWLYHDQQRSEFTSPDIVIYNENGSKIYATSEKGQTHDDNDVITLIGDVKIEQPSTNAEPVPLSIYTEMLTVSQKKQQVTTDMAVTATRGSQQVTALGMTMNLNDKVLHLHKNVKGQYNP; this is encoded by the coding sequence ATGTCATATAGATTAGTTTGGATTTTCTGTTTAATTGTAGTGGGCGCAGCGCTCACCTTATCGTTTTTAAATCAGCGAGACAGTTACACAGAAATCGTTTCTCCTTCAACGTCAATCAACACCCCCACAGTCAGCTTCGAAAATATTGAAATGATTATTAACTCCCCTGCTGGTCAACCACAGTATGAATTATCGGCACCTAAATATTGGCTCTATCATGACCAGCAAAGAAGTGAGTTTACTTCGCCAGATATTGTGATTTATAACGAAAATGGCAGTAAAATTTATGCCACTTCTGAAAAAGGCCAAACACATGACGACAATGATGTGATTACCTTAATCGGTGATGTGAAAATCGAACAACCAAGTACCAATGCTGAACCAGTCCCATTAAGCATCTATACCGAGATGCTCACGGTTTCACAAAAAAAGCAGCAGGTGACCACAGATATGGCCGTGACGGCTACTCGCGGTTCTCAACAAGTAACCGCCCTTGGCATGACCATGAATTTAAACGATAAGGTGCTTCATCTTCATAAAAATGTTAAAGGTCAATATAATCCTTAA
- a CDS encoding HAD-IIIA family hydrolase, protein MKSDQNILVRAKSIRLALFDVDGVFTNGNIHIDSQGEEIKTFSTLDGHGIRLLQHYGIQVGVITGRSSKALEHRMRDLNVEHVYQGSIDKYSAFQQLLNKLNLSPEQTSFAGDDIVDLQVMSHCGLAIAVANAHHFVKKHAHWETSAKGGHGAVREICELLLESQGLLEEALNYNLHKGHD, encoded by the coding sequence ATGAAATCTGATCAAAATATTCTAGTTCGCGCAAAGTCCATTCGCTTAGCCTTGTTTGATGTCGACGGTGTTTTTACCAATGGAAATATCCATATTGATTCGCAGGGCGAAGAAATTAAAACCTTTAGCACTTTAGATGGTCATGGCATACGCTTACTACAACATTACGGAATACAAGTGGGTGTTATAACCGGACGCAGTTCCAAAGCACTGGAACATCGCATGCGCGATCTAAATGTTGAACATGTTTATCAAGGTAGTATTGATAAATACTCGGCATTTCAGCAGTTATTAAATAAACTTAACTTAAGCCCAGAACAAACCTCTTTTGCAGGGGATGATATTGTTGACTTACAAGTGATGTCACATTGTGGTTTGGCCATTGCTGTGGCAAATGCGCATCATTTTGTAAAAAAGCATGCGCATTGGGAAACTTCCGCAAAAGGCGGCCATGGTGCGGTACGCGAAATTTGTGAACTGTTGCTGGAATCGCAAGGTCTATTAGAAGAAGCTTTGAACTATAACCTACACAAAGGCCATGACTAA
- a CDS encoding calcium/sodium antiporter, giving the protein MLIFIAALGIGFLLLMWSANTFANNALLLGKHFNISKILIGIVILGFGTSAPELLVSALSAWQGNAGLAIGNAIGSNITNILLVLGATLCILAIRIDAKLIRKNFLLLLAATALFSLLIFDQQLSFVDGVILAIALIFILYLLSRFEDQTDNSADETLPAVNLALPKIVTGLFIGLAVLLASSKLVVWSATEVALQLGVSDIIIGLTIVAFGTSLPELATCVASAMKRHGELALGNIVGSNIFNTLGVTATASLITSYNLPEKIYTRDYPVMLIATGVLFLLVMIFLRKKIIPRGFGLLFIAGYAAYIYLIYTQSL; this is encoded by the coding sequence ATGTTGATCTTTATTGCTGCTCTTGGAATAGGGTTTTTACTCCTAATGTGGAGTGCAAATACTTTCGCAAATAATGCACTACTGCTGGGCAAGCATTTTAATATCTCAAAAATTTTAATAGGTATTGTCATCCTTGGTTTTGGCACCTCTGCACCTGAACTTTTGGTATCTGCATTATCAGCATGGCAAGGAAATGCAGGCCTCGCAATTGGAAATGCGATTGGTTCAAATATTACCAACATACTGCTAGTTCTAGGCGCAACGCTTTGTATATTAGCGATTAGAATTGACGCAAAGTTAATACGAAAAAATTTCTTATTGTTACTGGCTGCAACTGCTTTATTTAGCCTGCTAATTTTTGACCAACAATTAAGTTTTGTTGATGGCGTTATATTAGCTATCGCATTAATTTTCATACTTTATCTGCTCTCGCGTTTTGAAGATCAAACGGATAACTCGGCAGACGAAACATTACCCGCTGTCAACCTAGCTCTCCCAAAAATCGTCACAGGATTATTCATTGGCCTTGCGGTTCTTTTAGCAAGCTCAAAATTAGTAGTATGGAGTGCAACAGAAGTTGCATTACAACTAGGTGTAAGCGACATAATTATTGGCCTTACCATTGTTGCATTCGGCACTAGTTTGCCCGAGTTAGCGACCTGCGTGGCCAGTGCGATGAAAAGGCATGGTGAACTCGCACTCGGCAATATCGTAGGGTCGAATATTTTCAACACCCTTGGCGTAACTGCAACTGCAAGCTTGATTACATCTTATAATCTCCCTGAGAAAATTTATACACGCGACTATCCTGTTATGCTAATTGCCACAGGAGTATTATTTTTACTGGTGATGATTTTCTTACGTAAAAAAATCATTCCGCGAGGATTTGGACTACTATTTATTGCTGGATATGCAGCATACATATATCTAATTTATACCCAATCTCTATAG
- a CDS encoding ATP-binding cassette domain-containing protein: MESIVQIRDLHFTRGTHKIFNGISLDIRAGQVTAFMGPSGTGKTTLLKLIGGQLHPQQGTVQVFGEDIHNVGQNTLYAVRKQMGMLFQSGALLTDLNVFENVAFPLREHTQLPEQIMRDLVLLKLEAVGLRGARKLMPSQLSGGMARRVALARAIVLDPSMIMYDEPFTGLDPITKGTIVTLIKELNESMGLTSVIVSHDVDETLSIADYIYVISEGEIVESGTSADLSTSSSEWMQQFLQGLPDGPVPFHYPSDNFKEDLLVGR; encoded by the coding sequence GTGGAATCAATCGTACAAATCCGTGACCTGCATTTTACCCGCGGTACGCACAAAATTTTCAACGGCATCAGTTTAGATATTCGTGCTGGCCAAGTTACTGCATTTATGGGTCCAAGTGGAACAGGTAAAACCACTTTGCTAAAGCTCATTGGTGGCCAGTTACACCCTCAACAGGGAACTGTGCAGGTGTTTGGCGAAGATATTCATAATGTTGGTCAAAATACACTTTATGCGGTGCGTAAGCAGATGGGCATGCTGTTTCAAAGTGGCGCGTTGCTTACCGATTTAAACGTATTTGAAAATGTTGCGTTTCCATTGCGAGAACATACACAATTGCCAGAACAAATCATGCGTGATTTGGTGCTACTAAAATTAGAAGCAGTAGGTTTGCGCGGTGCGCGCAAGCTTATGCCCAGTCAATTATCGGGTGGTATGGCGAGGCGAGTGGCTTTGGCGCGTGCAATTGTTTTGGATCCTTCGATGATTATGTATGACGAGCCTTTTACTGGGTTAGATCCGATCACAAAAGGTACTATTGTGACGTTAATAAAAGAGTTGAATGAAAGCATGGGGCTTACCAGTGTCATCGTTTCGCATGATGTAGATGAGACGTTATCCATTGCTGATTATATTTATGTCATCTCCGAAGGTGAGATTGTGGAGTCCGGTACATCTGCTGATTTGTCCACCAGTTCATCAGAATGGATGCAACAGTTTTTGCAAGGGCTGCCGGATGGGCCTGTTCCATTTCATTATCCTTCCGATAATTTTAAAGAAGATTTACTAGTAGGTAGATAA
- the mlaE gene encoding lipid asymmetry maintenance ABC transporter permease subunit MlaE has protein sequence MAATLQNIGGWALGLFENLGRASIFFARIIAAIPHALTRPRLIIKEVYSIGVLSLTIIVVSGLFVGMVLGLQGYITLVDFGAEESLGVVVAMTLVRELGPVVTALLFAGRAGSALAAEIGLMKATEQLSSMEMMAVDPIKRIITPRFIGGFISVPLLTAIFTAVGILGGRFVGVGLLGIDEGSYWSQMQANVDLVDDVANGMIKGVVFAIACVWIALYKGYDAMPTAEGISLATTHTVVNSALAVLGLDFILTALMFGNL, from the coding sequence ATAGCTGCAACCTTACAGAATATTGGTGGCTGGGCATTGGGTTTGTTTGAGAACCTGGGCCGCGCTTCTATCTTTTTTGCCAGAATAATTGCTGCAATTCCACACGCTTTGACGCGACCAAGATTGATCATCAAAGAAGTTTATTCCATAGGTGTTTTGTCTCTTACGATTATCGTCGTATCCGGTCTTTTTGTGGGCATGGTGCTGGGTTTGCAGGGTTATATAACCTTAGTGGACTTTGGGGCAGAAGAATCACTAGGAGTGGTGGTGGCGATGACCTTGGTGCGCGAACTGGGTCCTGTAGTAACCGCATTACTATTTGCTGGCCGAGCAGGTTCAGCATTAGCTGCTGAAATAGGATTAATGAAAGCAACGGAGCAACTCTCCAGTATGGAGATGATGGCTGTTGACCCGATTAAACGAATCATTACACCGCGTTTTATCGGTGGTTTTATTTCAGTACCATTGCTTACCGCGATTTTCACTGCAGTGGGTATATTGGGCGGCAGATTTGTCGGTGTAGGTTTGCTAGGAATTGATGAGGGCTCTTATTGGTCACAGATGCAAGCCAATGTAGACCTCGTTGATGATGTAGCGAATGGCATGATTAAGGGCGTAGTGTTTGCTATTGCTTGTGTTTGGATTGCTTTATATAAGGGTTATGATGCAATGCCAACCGCAGAAGGAATTAGTTTAGCCACTACGCACACGGTAGTAAATTCGGCACTTGCTGTGCTGGGTTTAGACTTTATTTTAACAGCGTTAATGTTTGGAAATTTGTAG
- the mlaD gene encoding outer membrane lipid asymmetry maintenance protein MlaD, translating into MMTTRFIETMVGLFVVLGFLAFFMLAMKVSNLSRLTSKDGYEVSAYFENIGGLKVRSPVTVSGVRVGQVIEIVYDSNRYEAKVVMRLEAAHDYFPIDTTASIYTAGLLGEQYVALEPGAEEDVLVTGDNIEFTQSALVLEEIIGKIVVKLTSG; encoded by the coding sequence ATTATGACAACGCGTTTTATCGAAACCATGGTGGGGCTTTTTGTAGTGCTCGGGTTTTTAGCTTTCTTTATGTTGGCGATGAAAGTTAGTAATTTAAGTAGGCTAACTAGCAAAGACGGTTACGAAGTGTCGGCCTATTTTGAAAATATTGGTGGTTTGAAAGTACGTTCACCGGTAACGGTATCGGGTGTGCGCGTAGGTCAGGTAATTGAAATCGTCTACGATTCAAATCGATACGAGGCTAAGGTAGTGATGCGTCTTGAAGCAGCACATGATTATTTCCCAATTGATACCACTGCGAGCATTTACACTGCGGGCTTGCTAGGTGAGCAGTATGTAGCGTTGGAGCCTGGTGCGGAAGAGGATGTGCTGGTCACTGGCGACAATATAGAATTTACTCAATCGGCCCTGGTATTAGAGGAGATAATTGGCAAAATTGTTGTCAAACTTACATCAGGGTAG
- a CDS encoding STAS domain-containing protein, translating into MSDFKYIEPGRFTVTGDLTFASVPEVWKQARKSLLEVFEDSLEIDIGAAKKFDSGGLALMVAWSRWAHCNNKDLVFRNATEKTQKLVEINKLQDVLNIHIS; encoded by the coding sequence GTGTCAGATTTTAAATATATAGAGCCAGGTCGTTTTACCGTTACAGGCGACCTAACTTTTGCGAGTGTTCCTGAAGTTTGGAAACAGGCGCGAAAATCATTGTTAGAAGTGTTCGAAGATAGTTTAGAAATAGATATCGGTGCGGCAAAGAAATTTGATAGTGGTGGTTTAGCGCTAATGGTTGCCTGGTCGCGTTGGGCGCATTGTAATAACAAAGATCTTGTATTTAGGAATGCAACTGAGAAGACTCAAAAGCTGGTTGAGATAAACAAGCTTCAGGATGTGCTTAATATCCACATCAGCTAA
- the murA gene encoding UDP-N-acetylglucosamine 1-carboxyvinyltransferase has translation MEKLLIEGGKPLLGDVRISGAKNAVLPILAATLLAEGPMQIANVPHLQDVTTTMELLGRMGVSLTIDEYMNIETDTSTIQEFFAHYDVVKTMRASILVLGPLLARFGHAEVSLPGGCAIGSRPVNMHLRGLESMGANIEVKAGYIHASAKRLKGAHLVMDMVTVTGTENLMMAATLADGTSIIENAAREPEVTDLADCLIAMGAIIEGAGTDTITIHGVKELKGCHYSVLADRIETGTFLVAAAITGGHVKLKDTQPKILESVLQKLDKAGATISSGHDWIDIDMRGRRPKSINLRTAPYPAFPTDMQAQFTALNCIAEGSCAITESVFENRFMHVQEMQRMGANIKVEGNTAIVTGVDKLIAAPVMATDLRASASLILAGLVAEGQTIVDRIYHIDRGYECIEEKLAQLGANIRRVPH, from the coding sequence ATGGAAAAATTATTAATTGAAGGCGGCAAGCCTTTGCTGGGTGATGTACGGATCTCAGGCGCAAAAAATGCAGTGCTACCCATCTTGGCTGCAACTTTGTTGGCCGAAGGTCCCATGCAAATTGCCAACGTGCCACACTTGCAGGACGTTACTACTACCATGGAATTGCTCGGTCGCATGGGAGTTTCACTTACCATCGATGAGTATATGAATATTGAAACGGATACCAGCACGATTCAGGAATTTTTTGCACATTACGATGTGGTTAAAACCATGCGTGCATCGATATTGGTATTAGGCCCATTACTCGCACGTTTTGGTCATGCAGAAGTATCGTTACCAGGTGGTTGTGCGATTGGTTCTCGTCCAGTGAATATGCATTTGCGTGGTTTGGAATCCATGGGCGCAAATATAGAGGTCAAGGCGGGTTATATCCATGCAAGCGCCAAGCGCTTAAAAGGTGCGCACTTGGTTATGGATATGGTTACGGTAACCGGTACGGAAAATTTAATGATGGCGGCAACGCTAGCAGATGGTACCAGCATAATCGAAAATGCGGCGCGCGAGCCTGAAGTCACCGATTTAGCCGATTGTTTAATTGCTATGGGCGCTATTATTGAAGGCGCTGGCACCGATACCATCACTATTCATGGCGTGAAGGAGTTAAAAGGTTGTCACTATAGTGTGTTGGCAGACCGTATTGAGACAGGGACTTTTTTAGTCGCTGCAGCCATAACCGGCGGACACGTAAAATTAAAAGATACACAACCAAAAATTTTAGAATCGGTATTACAGAAACTCGATAAAGCAGGCGCCACAATTAGCAGCGGGCATGACTGGATTGACATTGATATGCGAGGGCGTCGTCCAAAGAGTATTAATTTACGCACCGCACCCTATCCTGCATTTCCAACCGATATGCAGGCGCAGTTCACCGCACTAAATTGTATTGCGGAAGGTTCTTGCGCGATTACCGAGTCTGTTTTTGAAAACCGTTTTATGCACGTGCAAGAAATGCAACGCATGGGTGCAAACATTAAGGTAGAAGGCAATACAGCAATTGTAACGGGAGTAGATAAATTAATTGCTGCACCGGTTATGGCAACCGATCTTCGTGCGTCAGCAAGTTTAATTTTGGCAGGCTTGGTAGCGGAAGGGCAAACCATTGTCGATCGCATTTATCACATCGACCGTGGGTACGAATGCATTGAAGAGAAGTTAGCGCAGCTGGGCGCAAATATTCGTCGCGTACCTCATTAA